From Deferribacterota bacterium, one genomic window encodes:
- a CDS encoding molybdopterin-dependent oxidoreductase gives MPSKKLLKKVDSSKSSTKTINCNVNRRTLLKFSAAVAALTGLSTMPSFVKKVDAAKTKSPYPKSEIIRTICTYCAVSCGVYAEVQNGVWVRQEIAQDHPISRGGHCCKGASAIDMVRSEKRLKHPLKKVNGKWLKISWIEIFDEVSEKLMKFREENGPDSVMWIGSAKVSNEMAYLQRKLAAFWGTNNIDHQARICHSTTVAGVADTWGYGAMTNSMNDIRNSKCIFMIGSNAAEAHPISMQHILYAKEVNNAPIIVVDPRFTKTAAKATDFVQIRSGTDTAYVMGLINVILENGWEDKDFIRRRVAGFEQLRKEVKNYPPEVVSEITDVPAEDIKRVAKILAQNRPGTIIWCMGGTQHSIGSSNTRACCILQLVLGNIGIAGGGTNVFRGHDNVQGATDMGVHSHSLPAYYGLSESAWKHWCRVWDVDYEWIKSRFYNDEYMGKPGFTLSRWYEGVIQEDKITQYTPLKAVVFWGCSSNSQSQYHKLKKALDKLDMVVIIDPFPTMTAVASDKDNVYLLPTTSQYETSGSVTNSQRGIQWRYKVVDPIYDSKDDYTILAELVNRFGFKDKFYKNIKTIPEDVTREINKGALAIGYNGQTPERIKKHMNNWHTFDITTLKAKGGPCDGEYYGLPWPCWSKDHPGTPILYDMSKPIKKGGLPFRAKFGTEYTYPDGKKENLLAEDGVTMPESEANGGYPEFSDVVEGADWKTDLSQKTIKYALDKGMAPFGNARARC, from the coding sequence ATGCCAAGTAAAAAATTACTTAAAAAAGTTGATTCTAGCAAAAGTTCCACCAAAACTATAAATTGTAATGTTAACAGGAGAACATTACTAAAGTTTTCGGCTGCAGTTGCGGCTTTGACAGGCTTATCTACTATGCCAAGTTTTGTAAAAAAAGTGGATGCTGCAAAGACAAAATCACCTTATCCAAAATCTGAAATTATCAGAACAATATGCACTTACTGTGCTGTGTCATGCGGCGTGTATGCTGAAGTGCAAAATGGTGTATGGGTAAGGCAGGAAATAGCTCAGGATCACCCCATTTCAAGAGGTGGTCATTGCTGTAAAGGAGCAAGTGCCATTGATATGGTAAGAAGCGAAAAACGACTTAAACACCCTCTAAAGAAAGTTAACGGCAAGTGGCTAAAAATCTCTTGGATAGAAATTTTCGATGAAGTTTCTGAAAAACTGATGAAATTCAGGGAAGAAAATGGTCCCGACTCCGTTATGTGGATAGGAAGCGCAAAGGTTTCAAATGAAATGGCATATCTCCAAAGAAAACTGGCTGCGTTCTGGGGAACCAACAATATCGATCATCAGGCAAGGATCTGCCACTCCACAACTGTTGCCGGTGTTGCAGATACCTGGGGTTATGGAGCAATGACAAACAGTATGAATGATATCCGAAATTCAAAATGCATATTTATGATAGGCTCAAATGCCGCTGAAGCCCACCCTATATCTATGCAGCATATTTTATATGCAAAAGAGGTAAATAATGCCCCCATAATTGTTGTTGATCCCAGATTTACCAAAACAGCTGCCAAAGCCACTGATTTTGTTCAAATAAGATCTGGGACAGATACTGCTTACGTTATGGGGTTAATAAATGTTATACTTGAAAACGGATGGGAGGACAAAGATTTTATTAGAAGAAGGGTTGCTGGATTTGAGCAACTTAGAAAGGAAGTGAAAAACTATCCTCCTGAAGTTGTATCAGAAATTACAGATGTGCCTGCAGAAGACATTAAAAGGGTTGCTAAAATCCTAGCACAAAATAGACCTGGAACTATTATCTGGTGTATGGGTGGTACTCAGCACTCAATAGGAAGTAGCAATACAAGAGCATGTTGTATATTGCAACTTGTTCTTGGAAATATAGGAATTGCTGGAGGTGGCACAAATGTCTTTCGTGGTCATGACAATGTTCAGGGTGCCACCGACATGGGTGTACATTCTCATTCACTTCCTGCTTATTACGGCCTTTCAGAAAGTGCATGGAAGCATTGGTGCAGGGTATGGGATGTAGATTATGAATGGATAAAATCTCGTTTTTATAATGATGAATATATGGGTAAACCAGGATTTACGCTTTCCAGATGGTACGAAGGAGTAATTCAGGAGGATAAAATTACCCAGTATACACCTTTAAAGGCAGTTGTTTTCTGGGGATGCTCGTCAAACTCTCAATCACAATACCATAAACTTAAGAAAGCACTGGATAAACTTGATATGGTTGTCATTATTGATCCTTTCCCCACAATGACAGCCGTTGCATCAGATAAAGACAACGTTTATCTGCTTCCTACAACAAGCCAGTATGAAACAAGTGGAAGTGTTACAAATAGTCAAAGAGGCATTCAATGGCGTTATAAAGTTGTTGACCCAATATACGACTCAAAAGATGACTATACAATTTTGGCTGAATTAGTAAACAGATTTGGTTTTAAGGATAAATTTTATAAAAATATAAAGACTATACCAGAAGATGTTACAAGAGAAATTAATAAAGGCGCACTTGCGATAGGTTATAATGGCCAGACACCTGAAAGAATCAAGAAACATATGAATAACTGGCATACTTTTGATATTACAACTCTTAAAGCCAAAGGTGGGCCGTGCGATGGTGAGTATTACGGGCTACCATGGCCATGTTGGAGTAAGGATCATCCAGGAACACCAATATTGTATGATATGTCCAAACCTATTAAAAAAGGCGGTCTTCCGTTTAGAGCAAAGTTCGGAACAGAATACACCTATCCTGACGGCAAAAAAGAAAATCTGCTTGCCGAAGATGGTGTTACGATGCCGGAAAGTGAAGCTAATGGCGGATATCCTGAATTTTCAGATG